Proteins encoded in a region of the Benincasa hispida cultivar B227 chromosome 2, ASM972705v1, whole genome shotgun sequence genome:
- the LOC120071902 gene encoding aluminum-activated malate transporter 2-like — MEMGCDEKVGVMKRGFLWMKSLVEKLVEIGSKTKALGKDDPRRVIHALKLGFTLTIVSLFYYYKPLYDNFGVSAMWAVMTVVVVFEFSVGATLGKGLNRAVATLLAGGLGVGTHHLAALSGHVGQPIITSIFVFLIACTLTFMRFFPSIKAKYDYGMMISILTFSMVSISGLQDDEVFLLLEKRVSTIFLGVCVCVVISISVFPFWAGEDLHNRIALNIENLALFFEGYGSEYFKTSQDREANKDEKLIQAYKSVLKSSGIEDTLYNFARWEPGHGCFQFRHPWKQYLKIGALTHQCAFRIDALHRNLSSSNFQVSQEIRREIQESCMEMSIESGKALRQLVSSIREMTQPTQAEIHTHNSKAAAKKLKASLRSSRLWEHCDPLTLIPAATIGSLLIDVVDCTEKIAEAVQELASLAHFNSAKPGVVSLEKSEAVIQIEKEKVQPNIGISFVTIPISTG; from the exons ATGGAAATGGGGTGTGATGAAAAAGTAGGGGTAATGAAGAGAGGGTTTCTATGGATGAAGAGTTTAGTTGAAAAATTAGTGGAAATTGGAAGCAAGACAAAAGCTTTGGGGAAAGATGACCCAAGAAGGGTTATTCATGCACTAAAATTAGGGTTTACACTCACAATTGTCTCATTATTTTACTATTACAAACCACTTTATGACAACTTTGGAGTTTCTGCAATGTGGGCTGTCATgactgttgttgttgtttttgaaTTCTCAGTAG GGGCAACCCTGGGAAAAGGGTTGAATAGGGCAGTTGCAACATTGCTTGCTGGTGGTTTAGGAGTTGGAACTCATCACTTGGCTGCCTTATCTGGACATGTTGGCCAGCCAATCATTACCAGTATCTTTGTCTTTTTAATAG CCTGTACATTGACGTTTATGAGGTTCTTTCCAAGCATCAAAGCAAAATATGATTATGGAATGATGATCTCCATTTTAACATTCTCAATGGTATCAATATCTGGgcttcaagatgatgaagtcTTTTTGCTTCTTGAGAAGAGGGTTTCAACAATCTTCCTTGGTGTCTGTGTTTGTGTTGTCATTTCCATTTCTGTTTTCCCATTTTGGGCTGGTGAAGATCTCCACAATCGCATTGCTCTCAACATTGAAAACCTAGCACTCTTCTTTGAAG GATATGGATCAGAATACTTCAAAACGTCACAAGATAGAGAGGCCAACAAAGACGAAAAACTTATTCAAGCATATAAAAGTGTTCTCAAATCAAGTGGCATTGAAGATACATTG TATAATTTTGCAAGGTGGGAGCCTGGCCATGGATGTTTCCAATTTCGTCACCCATGGAAGCAATACCTTAAAATCGGAGCCCTAACTCATCAATGTGCCTTCAGAATTGATGCCCTTCATCGCAATCTCTCTTCTTCTAATTTCCAA GTTTCACAAGAGATTAGAAGAGAAATCCAAGAATCATGCATGGAGATGAGTATAGAATCAGGGAAAGCACTAAGGCAGCTGGTTTCATCCATAAGAGAAATGACTCAACCAACTCAAGCAGAAATTCACACACACAACTCAAAAGCAGCTGCCAAAAAGCTCAAAGCCTCACTTAGATCATCACGCTTGTGGGAACATTGTGATCCCTTGACACTCATCCCAGCAGCCACCATCGGTTCGCTGCTCATTGACGTTGTCGATTGTACTGAGAAAATTGCAGAGGCTGTTCAAGAACTTGCATCTTTGGCACATTTCAATAGTGCCAAACCTGGTGTGGTGTCTTTGGAGAAATCAGAGGCAGTTATacaaattgaaaaggaaaaagtgCAGCCTAATATTGGTATTTCTTTTGTTACAATACCAATCAGTACAGGGTGA